A single genomic interval of Arthrobacter globiformis harbors:
- a CDS encoding SDR family oxidoreductase, whose translation MTVPPTPGRVAVVTGAGSGIGRAVARQMLADGYRVALAGRREPQLLETADGHPEALAVPCDVTVPDDVERLFAAVLQRWGRVDVLFNNAGVFGPAASVDEISLADWEATVAVNLTGSVLCAGAAVRAMKAQSPQGGRIINNGSISAHSPRPRTVAYAVTKHAMTGLTKSIELDGREFGVTCGQIDIGNTATEIMDTIGVGTGALQADGSRRVEPMFPVEDAARAVLMMAGMPASASVGSVVITAAGMPFIGRG comes from the coding sequence ATGACCGTTCCACCCACTCCGGGACGGGTCGCCGTCGTCACCGGCGCCGGTTCCGGCATCGGACGGGCGGTTGCCCGGCAGATGCTGGCGGACGGTTACCGGGTGGCCCTGGCGGGCCGCCGTGAGCCGCAGCTCCTGGAAACGGCCGACGGCCATCCGGAGGCGCTTGCGGTGCCGTGCGATGTCACGGTGCCCGACGACGTCGAGCGCCTTTTCGCCGCCGTCCTCCAGCGCTGGGGCCGGGTGGACGTCCTGTTCAACAACGCCGGCGTCTTTGGCCCGGCGGCGTCGGTAGACGAGATCAGCCTGGCGGACTGGGAGGCCACCGTCGCCGTGAACCTGACCGGTTCGGTGCTGTGCGCTGGGGCGGCCGTCCGGGCGATGAAGGCGCAGTCGCCGCAGGGCGGGCGGATCATCAACAACGGCTCGATCTCCGCGCACTCACCCCGGCCGCGGACCGTGGCATATGCCGTCACCAAGCACGCCATGACGGGCCTGACCAAGAGTATTGAGCTGGATGGCAGGGAGTTCGGCGTCACCTGCGGGCAGATCGACATCGGCAACACGGCCACGGAAATCATGGACACCATCGGGGTCGGCACGGGGGCGCTCCAGGCCGACGGAAGCCGCAGGGTGGAACCGATGTTCCCGGTGGAGGACGCTGCGCGGGCCGTGCTGATGATGGCGGGGATGCCGGCGTCGGCCAGCGTGGGCTCAGTGGTCATCACGGCCGCCGGAATGCCCTTCATAGGCCGCGGCTAA
- a CDS encoding aspartate/glutamate racemase family protein, translated as MRILVANVNTTQSMTDSIAEQARSIAAPGTEIVGITPRFGADSCEGNFESYLAAIAVMDRVVNYPEPFDAVIQAGYGEHGREGLQELLDVPVVDITEAAASTAMFLGHKYSVVTTLDRAVPLIEDRLKLAGLDARCASVRASGMAVLELEEEPERAVEAIISQALLAVREDKAEVIVLGCGGMAGLDEQIRQRAGVPVVDGVAAAVTIAESLVRMRLSTSKVRTYATPRPKTVIGWPLAVNDLPASA; from the coding sequence ATGCGCATACTCGTTGCGAACGTCAACACCACCCAGTCCATGACCGACTCCATCGCCGAGCAGGCACGCAGCATCGCTGCGCCCGGCACGGAGATCGTCGGGATCACGCCGCGCTTCGGAGCCGACTCCTGCGAGGGCAACTTTGAAAGCTACCTGGCCGCGATCGCCGTGATGGACAGGGTGGTCAACTACCCCGAACCCTTCGACGCCGTCATCCAGGCAGGGTACGGCGAGCACGGCAGGGAGGGGCTGCAGGAGCTGCTGGACGTGCCCGTCGTCGACATCACCGAGGCGGCGGCCAGCACGGCCATGTTCCTGGGCCACAAATACTCCGTGGTCACCACACTGGACCGTGCCGTGCCGCTCATCGAGGACCGGCTGAAGCTGGCCGGCCTCGACGCCCGCTGCGCTTCCGTGCGGGCCAGCGGCATGGCCGTACTGGAACTGGAGGAGGAGCCGGAGCGGGCGGTCGAGGCCATCATCAGCCAGGCGCTGCTCGCCGTCCGGGAGGACAAAGCCGAGGTGATCGTGCTCGGCTGCGGCGGCATGGCGGGTTTGGACGAACAGATCCGGCAGCGCGCCGGAGTGCCGGTGGTCGACGGCGTTGCGGCCGCAGTGACCATCGCGGAGTCCTTGGTCCGGATGCGGCTCTCCACGTCCAAGGTGCGGACGTACGCCACGCCGCGGCCCAAGACCGTCATAGGCTGGCCGCTGGCGGTGAATGACCTTCCCGCCAGCGCCTAG
- a CDS encoding sterol carrier family protein, whose product MAVARRRIDPASGKAALIEWAAGAVPPSDAAPAVPAAPAVPRSVIATAVRYSLEEVTARAPGNSVEVRVPPFGVTQCVEGPRHTRGTPPNVIECDAATWLAMVTGRLSWADAVGAGRVAASGLRADLSALLPL is encoded by the coding sequence GTGGCAGTTGCGCGCCGCAGAATTGACCCGGCCAGCGGCAAAGCGGCCCTGATCGAATGGGCGGCAGGTGCCGTCCCGCCGTCGGACGCTGCTCCGGCGGTTCCGGCCGCTCCGGCCGTCCCCCGTTCGGTGATCGCGACGGCGGTCCGGTACTCGCTCGAGGAGGTCACCGCCCGCGCGCCCGGGAATTCGGTGGAGGTGCGGGTGCCTCCGTTCGGCGTCACCCAGTGCGTGGAGGGTCCGCGGCACACGCGCGGCACTCCCCCGAACGTCATCGAGTGCGACGCCGCCACCTGGCTTGCGATGGTGACCGGACGGCTGAGCTGGGCGGACGCCGTGGGCGCCGGACGCGTGGCCGCCTCCGGCCTGCGCGCGGACCTGTCAGCCCTGCTCCCGCTCTGA
- a CDS encoding asparaginase has translation MALTSHATFTVDSAVELAVVERSGFVESRHIGAAVVLAADGHVVTQLGDISTPILARSTLKPLQALAAMQSGVPLRGAQVALACASHTGSLDHMDVVEGMLKAAGVKEDQLQCPAAWPQDETARTWLTRSERGKSRLAFNCSGKHAAFLWACTENGWDTHSYLEPNHPLQQRIRTVIEEYSGEQIAHLGIDGCGAPVAAISLTGLARAYSLLAKAPSDKSANARAATIATSMLDYPWAVQGRGEANTVVMEELDVIAKIGAEGILVMATSQGVSVALKMLDGNLRATSLVGLTLLAACGAVDIPGVSSVLEKVVEPVLGGGRPVGKIRLGHAVSALLD, from the coding sequence ATGGCCCTAACTTCGCACGCCACGTTCACTGTGGATTCCGCCGTCGAACTCGCAGTGGTTGAACGAAGCGGATTCGTGGAGTCGCGCCATATCGGGGCGGCGGTGGTGCTCGCCGCGGACGGCCACGTGGTCACGCAGCTGGGCGACATCTCCACCCCCATCCTGGCCCGGTCCACGCTCAAGCCCCTGCAGGCGCTGGCGGCCATGCAGTCCGGTGTTCCTCTGCGTGGCGCCCAGGTGGCCCTCGCCTGCGCCAGCCACACCGGATCGCTCGACCACATGGACGTCGTGGAAGGCATGCTCAAGGCCGCGGGTGTTAAGGAGGACCAGCTGCAGTGCCCCGCCGCCTGGCCACAGGACGAGACGGCACGCACCTGGCTGACCAGGTCTGAGCGGGGCAAGTCCCGGCTGGCGTTCAACTGCTCGGGGAAGCATGCGGCTTTCCTGTGGGCCTGCACGGAAAACGGCTGGGACACGCACAGCTACCTGGAGCCCAACCACCCGCTGCAGCAGCGCATCCGCACCGTGATCGAGGAGTACTCCGGCGAGCAGATCGCACACCTGGGCATCGACGGCTGCGGCGCTCCGGTGGCCGCCATCTCGCTGACCGGCCTGGCCCGCGCCTACTCCCTGCTCGCCAAAGCCCCCTCCGACAAATCCGCCAACGCCCGCGCCGCCACCATCGCCACCTCCATGCTGGACTACCCCTGGGCGGTCCAGGGCAGGGGCGAGGCCAACACGGTCGTGATGGAGGAGCTGGACGTCATCGCCAAGATCGGCGCCGAGGGCATCCTGGTCATGGCCACCTCCCAGGGGGTCTCCGTGGCCCTCAAGATGCTCGACGGCAACCTGCGGGCCACCTCGCTGGTGGGCCTGACGCTGCTGGCGGCCTGCGGAGCCGTCGACATCCCGGGTGTGTCCAGCGTGCTCGAGAAGGTGGTGGAGCCGGTCCTCGGCGGTGGCCGTCCCGTGGGCAAGATCCGCCTGGGCCACGCTGTCTCGGCCCTGCTGGACTAA
- a CDS encoding molybdopterin-dependent oxidoreductase, whose amino-acid sequence MKKLMRWLRGPAALAALAGVAAAAVVLSVAELAGAFFTARATPLFALGSTFIDFTPPRLKDFAIATFGTNDKAALFAGMGLTIFVLACVLGVVAYRRWVLGAAGVLFMGAVIVASVVTRAGVRPLDAVPSLLGTVAGLVVLRLLVSRLWRLQVFPDAPADVAAKAPERPATSRRAFFAATGLTAAAAGIAATGGRLLSAARSNVAQARESLRLPAPGRPATAVPAGVQSATPGVTPWLTPGKDFYRIDTALSVPEIKAEEWELRVHGLVEEEVRLTFQDLLDADLIESHVTLTCVSNPVGGNLAGNAKWLGLPIREVLKRARPTAGADMVLSTSIDGFSASTPLEVLQDGRDAMLAIGMNGEPLPLEHGYPVRMVVPGLYGFVSATKWVVDLEVTRFADSKAYWTQRGWSERGPIKTMARVEVPKSFAVVPAGKVAIGGTAWAQTRGITKVEVQIDGGDWAAAVLSDEASVDTWRQWSFAWDAQPGSHYIKVRATDGTGEVQTEKRADPVPDGASGWQSVMVTVE is encoded by the coding sequence ATGAAGAAGCTCATGAGGTGGTTGAGGGGACCAGCCGCGTTGGCGGCCCTTGCAGGGGTGGCCGCCGCCGCCGTCGTACTTTCCGTTGCGGAACTGGCGGGGGCGTTCTTTACCGCCCGCGCCACTCCCCTGTTTGCCCTGGGTTCGACGTTCATCGACTTCACGCCGCCACGGCTGAAGGACTTCGCGATTGCGACGTTCGGCACCAATGACAAAGCCGCGCTCTTCGCCGGGATGGGCCTGACAATTTTCGTGCTGGCGTGCGTGCTGGGCGTGGTGGCGTACCGGAGATGGGTGCTGGGCGCGGCCGGCGTGCTGTTCATGGGCGCGGTGATCGTGGCCAGCGTGGTGACCCGCGCGGGCGTCAGGCCGCTGGACGCCGTGCCCTCGCTCCTCGGAACCGTGGCCGGGCTGGTCGTGCTGCGGTTGCTGGTCTCGCGGCTGTGGCGGCTGCAGGTCTTTCCGGATGCTCCCGCCGATGTGGCGGCCAAGGCGCCGGAGCGCCCGGCCACCTCCCGGCGGGCCTTCTTCGCGGCCACCGGCCTCACGGCGGCCGCCGCGGGCATCGCGGCCACCGGGGGCCGGCTGCTCAGCGCGGCGCGCAGCAATGTGGCCCAGGCGAGGGAGTCCCTCCGGCTGCCGGCGCCGGGCCGGCCCGCAACCGCCGTGCCCGCCGGAGTACAGTCGGCCACGCCGGGCGTGACGCCGTGGCTGACGCCCGGCAAGGACTTCTACCGGATTGACACCGCCCTCAGCGTCCCGGAGATCAAGGCGGAGGAGTGGGAACTGCGCGTGCACGGGCTGGTGGAGGAGGAGGTCCGGCTCACCTTCCAGGACCTCCTCGACGCCGACCTGATCGAGTCCCACGTGACCCTCACCTGCGTCTCCAATCCGGTGGGCGGCAACCTCGCCGGCAACGCCAAGTGGCTGGGGCTCCCCATCCGCGAGGTGCTCAAGCGGGCCAGGCCCACCGCCGGCGCGGACATGGTGCTCTCCACCTCCATCGACGGGTTCAGCGCCTCCACGCCTCTGGAGGTCCTGCAGGACGGCCGCGACGCCATGCTCGCCATCGGCATGAACGGCGAGCCACTGCCGCTGGAACATGGCTATCCCGTGCGCATGGTGGTGCCGGGACTCTACGGGTTCGTGTCCGCCACGAAGTGGGTGGTGGACCTGGAGGTGACCCGCTTCGCCGACAGCAAGGCCTACTGGACCCAGCGCGGCTGGTCGGAGCGCGGCCCCATCAAGACGATGGCCCGGGTGGAGGTGCCCAAATCCTTCGCCGTGGTGCCGGCCGGGAAGGTAGCCATCGGAGGCACCGCGTGGGCGCAGACCAGGGGCATCACCAAGGTGGAGGTGCAAATCGACGGCGGCGACTGGGCCGCAGCCGTTCTCTCGGACGAGGCCTCCGTTGATACATGGCGGCAGTGGTCCTTCGCCTGGGACGCTCAGCCCGGCTCGCACTACATCAAGGTGCGCGCCACGGACGGGACCGGCGAGGTGCAGACGGAGAAGCGCGCCGATCCCGTGCCCGACGGCGCCTCCGGCTGGCAGTCGGTCATGGTCACCGTTGAGTAG
- the purD gene encoding phosphoribosylamine--glycine ligase, which produces MKVLVIGPGGREHAIVRSLLADPNVSEVHAAPGNAGISKLVPTHAINGNDPDAVAALATRLDVDLVVVGPEAPLAAGVSDAVRDAGIPVFGPSKDAAQLEASKAFAKQIMAEAGVPTAMALVAANADEAAAALDTFGAPYVVKDDGLAAGKGVVVTNNRDDALAHAQSCFDAGGTVVIEEFLDGPEVSVFVLCDGRNTVALSPAQDFKRIYDNDEGPNTGGMGAYTPLDWAPEGLVQEVIDRIAQPTVDEMARRGTPFVGVLFVGLALTTRGTRVIEFNVRFGDPETQAVLARLKTPLGSLLLSAAKGELDQAEELRWSKDTAVAVVVASENYPDTPRTGDRIRGLKKVDELEGVHVIHAGTTLDGEGKVVSAGGRVLAVVALGSDLVEARERAYDGVELVQLEGAQFRTDIAGKAARGEIKVSSAVTAPSAAQAGSASEEKA; this is translated from the coding sequence GTGAAGGTACTCGTCATTGGCCCCGGCGGCCGCGAACACGCCATTGTCCGCTCCCTCCTTGCCGACCCCAACGTTTCCGAAGTCCACGCGGCTCCGGGCAACGCCGGCATCAGCAAGCTCGTCCCCACGCACGCGATCAACGGGAACGATCCGGACGCGGTGGCGGCGCTCGCCACCCGGCTCGACGTCGACCTGGTGGTGGTTGGTCCCGAAGCCCCCCTTGCGGCCGGTGTGTCCGATGCCGTGCGCGACGCCGGCATCCCGGTGTTCGGGCCCAGCAAAGACGCCGCCCAACTCGAGGCCTCCAAGGCTTTCGCGAAGCAGATCATGGCCGAAGCCGGCGTTCCCACGGCGATGGCGCTGGTGGCTGCCAATGCCGACGAGGCAGCCGCAGCGCTCGACACTTTCGGCGCACCCTACGTCGTCAAGGACGACGGCCTGGCCGCAGGCAAGGGCGTGGTGGTCACCAACAACCGGGACGACGCCCTGGCGCACGCCCAGAGCTGCTTCGACGCCGGCGGAACCGTGGTCATCGAGGAGTTCCTGGACGGCCCGGAGGTCTCCGTGTTCGTCTTGTGCGACGGCCGCAACACGGTGGCACTGTCCCCGGCGCAGGACTTCAAGCGCATCTACGACAACGACGAAGGCCCCAACACCGGCGGCATGGGTGCCTACACCCCGCTCGACTGGGCTCCTGAAGGCCTTGTCCAGGAGGTCATTGACCGCATCGCCCAGCCCACCGTGGACGAGATGGCCCGCCGCGGCACCCCGTTCGTCGGCGTGCTGTTCGTCGGCCTGGCGCTGACCACGCGCGGCACGCGGGTCATCGAATTCAACGTCCGCTTCGGCGACCCCGAAACCCAGGCTGTGCTCGCACGGCTCAAGACGCCCCTCGGTTCCCTGCTCCTCTCAGCCGCCAAGGGCGAACTGGACCAGGCAGAAGAGCTGCGCTGGTCCAAGGACACAGCAGTCGCCGTCGTCGTCGCCTCCGAAAATTACCCCGACACCCCCCGGACGGGTGACCGCATCCGCGGCCTCAAGAAGGTTGACGAGCTGGAGGGTGTCCACGTGATCCACGCCGGAACCACGCTCGACGGCGAGGGCAAGGTGGTCTCCGCCGGCGGCCGCGTGCTGGCCGTGGTGGCGCTCGGATCCGACCTCGTGGAGGCCCGGGAAAGGGCGTACGACGGCGTGGAGCTGGTTCAGCTGGAAGGCGCCCAGTTCCGCACGGACATCGCAGGCAAGGCCGCACGCGGTGAAATCAAGGTGTCGTCCGCCGTCACCGCCCCGTCGGCTGCCCAGGCCGGCTCCGCTTCGGAAGAAAAGGCTTGA